Part of the Synergistaceae bacterium genome, AAAAATCAGGTGTTATATTCCTTGGAACAACGAAAGGGAAATATCGTTACAGGCGGTCAGCTAGCAAGTGCGTTAGGCGTCAGCCGCAACGCAATCTGGAAAGCTATTCGCCTGTTGCGGGATGATGGAAATGAGATCGTTTCTGTCCCAAATAAGGGTTATATACTCATGGACACAAATGATACATTGTTTGAAAAAACTATTCGTGATGATTTAA contains:
- a CDS encoding HTH domain-containing protein; protein product: MEQRKGNIVTGGQLASALGVSRNAIWKAIRLLRDDGNEIVSVPNKGYILMDTNDTLFEKTIRDDLRTTFIGQKMKLLPVVHSTNQYLKELNTADAKNGYVVVANEQNSGRGRR